The Streptomyces sp. NBC_01689 genome includes a window with the following:
- a CDS encoding vWA domain-containing protein, with protein MNAYGPGAPRALDRDKLFAARLHAARVRPYLATALFALHTVESRQVPTMAVDRYWRCYVSPSFVDRTSVEELAGVWVHEVSHLLRDHHGRSDRVARERGLTGPGERLRMNIAADCEINDDAFGEGLLRPEGAVTPETLALPGGELMEDYLRRFRLGPRTQSLVWLDCGSGADGLDREWDLGPDGAYGLSDQERDAVRFRVARGITGRPGNAPRGWRRWAEEAFQPPQPWRELLGAAVRSAASGSGTGEDYTYGRPSRRSAGLPGVVLPSLRRRPPRVSVIIDTSGSVSDAELGSALREVTAICRAVGGRRDLVTVLPCDASARLVHSLCRAEGIPLVGGGGTDLRTGFARALRRGPRPDVVVVLTDGQTPWPRNRPPCRTVVGLFPRRHDSHSWDENDPDYVPDSPPEWARVVVIEPTPGAG; from the coding sequence GTGAACGCGTACGGACCGGGCGCGCCCCGGGCGCTGGACCGCGACAAGCTCTTCGCCGCACGGCTGCACGCCGCCCGGGTCCGGCCCTACCTGGCGACGGCGCTCTTCGCCCTGCACACCGTGGAGTCGCGGCAGGTGCCGACGATGGCCGTCGACCGGTACTGGCGCTGCTACGTTTCGCCGTCGTTCGTGGACCGGACGTCGGTGGAGGAGCTGGCCGGGGTGTGGGTGCACGAGGTGTCGCACCTGCTGCGGGACCATCACGGGCGCAGTGACCGGGTCGCGCGGGAGCGTGGTCTGACCGGGCCGGGGGAACGGCTGCGGATGAACATCGCGGCGGACTGCGAGATCAACGACGACGCGTTCGGCGAGGGACTCCTCCGGCCCGAGGGTGCCGTCACCCCCGAGACCCTGGCGCTGCCCGGGGGTGAGCTCATGGAGGACTATCTTCGCCGGTTCCGGCTCGGGCCGCGCACGCAGAGCCTGGTCTGGCTGGACTGCGGCAGCGGCGCCGACGGACTGGACCGGGAATGGGATCTCGGCCCGGACGGAGCGTACGGCCTCAGCGACCAGGAGCGTGACGCCGTCCGGTTCCGCGTGGCGCGGGGCATCACCGGGCGTCCGGGCAACGCCCCCCGGGGATGGCGTCGTTGGGCGGAGGAGGCGTTCCAGCCACCGCAGCCGTGGCGGGAGCTGCTCGGTGCGGCCGTCCGTTCGGCCGCCTCCGGCTCCGGCACGGGCGAGGACTACACGTACGGGCGGCCGTCCCGGCGCTCGGCGGGGCTGCCCGGTGTCGTCCTGCCGAGCCTGCGGCGCAGACCTCCGCGGGTCTCCGTGATCATCGACACGTCCGGGTCGGTCAGCGACGCCGAACTCGGCAGCGCACTCCGGGAGGTGACGGCGATCTGCCGCGCGGTGGGCGGCCGCCGCGACCTCGTCACCGTGCTGCCGTGCGACGCGTCCGCCCGGCTCGTGCACTCGCTCTGCCGGGCCGAGGGCATTCCGCTGGTCGGCGGCGGGGGCACCGACCTGCGGACGGGCTTCGCCCGGGCTCTCCGCCGGGGTCCCCGGCCCGACGTCGTCGTGGTGCTGACGGACGGTCAGACGCCCTGGCCGAGGAACCGGCCGCCGTGCCGGACCGTGGTCGGTCTGTTCCCCCGGCGGCACGACTCCCACTCGTGGGACGAGAACGATCCCGACTACGTCCCGGACTCCCCGCCCGAGTGGGCACGGGTGGTCGTCATCGAGCCGACTCCCGGCGCCGGGTGA
- a CDS encoding AAA family ATPase produces MPVPAVSRPTATGAVPDRPAQLDVAGALSSLLRDTSTEPRPDSRLEALTLAVAADLPILLWGEPGIGKTAALTQLAAALDLPLTTVIASVHEPSDFSGLPVVGDDPAEQGVPMAPPDWAVRLVRAGSGLLFLDELSTAPPAVQAALLRLVLERRIGTLRLPPRVRIVAAANPRASAADGWELSPPLANRFVHLQWTHDHEVVVRGLGGTWPRATLPRLDPERLPEAVEFARRAVCGLLAARPGLVHRLPNDETRRGGPWPSPRSWESTLRLIAFATAAGSSREVLSLLVRGTVGDGPGLELLAAIDRMDLPDPELLLADPANAVLPERGDLRQAVLDGVVEAVRGRPERSRWEAAWELLVRAVETGAPDLVVVPANTLASLRREDWDVPPSIDKLAGAVSLSRRADRAAAAVPVGR; encoded by the coding sequence ATGCCCGTACCCGCCGTATCCCGCCCCACCGCAACCGGTGCCGTACCGGACCGGCCCGCTCAACTCGATGTCGCCGGAGCGTTGTCGAGCCTGCTGCGCGACACGTCCACCGAACCGCGTCCCGACAGCCGGCTGGAGGCCCTCACGCTGGCCGTGGCCGCCGACCTGCCCATCCTGCTGTGGGGTGAACCCGGGATCGGCAAGACCGCGGCGCTCACCCAGCTCGCGGCGGCCCTCGATCTGCCGTTGACCACGGTGATCGCCAGCGTCCACGAGCCGTCGGACTTCTCGGGGCTGCCCGTCGTCGGCGACGATCCGGCGGAACAGGGGGTGCCCATGGCGCCGCCGGACTGGGCGGTGCGGCTGGTCCGGGCCGGCAGCGGACTGCTGTTCCTGGACGAGCTGTCCACCGCGCCACCGGCCGTGCAGGCCGCCCTGCTCCGCCTCGTCCTCGAACGGCGGATCGGCACGCTGCGGCTCCCGCCCCGGGTCCGTATCGTGGCCGCCGCCAACCCGCGTGCCTCCGCCGCCGACGGCTGGGAACTGAGCCCGCCCCTGGCCAACCGGTTCGTCCATCTTCAGTGGACGCACGACCACGAGGTGGTCGTCCGCGGGCTCGGCGGGACCTGGCCCCGGGCCACGCTCCCGCGGCTCGACCCCGAACGGCTCCCGGAAGCCGTGGAGTTCGCCCGTCGCGCGGTGTGCGGGCTGCTCGCCGCGCGCCCCGGGCTCGTGCACCGCCTGCCCAACGACGAGACACGCAGGGGCGGCCCCTGGCCCTCACCCCGGAGCTGGGAGTCGACCCTGCGTCTGATCGCGTTCGCGACGGCCGCGGGCTCCTCCCGCGAAGTGCTCTCCCTGCTGGTCCGGGGCACCGTGGGGGACGGCCCCGGGCTGGAACTGCTGGCCGCCATCGACCGGATGGACCTCCCGGACCCCGAACTCCTGCTCGCCGACCCGGCGAACGCCGTCCTGCCGGAACGGGGGGATCTGCGCCAGGCCGTGCTCGACGGTGTGGTGGAGGCGGTCCGCGGACGACCGGAGAGGTCACGCTGGGAGGCGGCCTGGGAGCTCCTGGTCCGGGCGGTGGAGACCGGAGCCCCGGACCTGGTGGTCGTGCCCGCGAACACGCTCGCCTCCCTGCGCCGGGAGGACTGGGACGTTCCGCCATCGATCGACAAGCTCGCCGGAGCGGTGTCCCTGTCCCGCCGGGCCGACCGCGCCGCGGCCGCCGTGCCGGTCGGCCGGTGA